Proteins co-encoded in one Metabacillus sp. KUDC1714 genomic window:
- a CDS encoding Hsp20/alpha crystallin family protein — translation MFPWNKQFPFDQKGFTQHINKMNPKEVENYIQSVMKNVFGEDFTQSFPFQGELTQNEKRGNTAKKSSPEIFETNDFVYVKLPVSKDDVGKIKIQHTNHQLIVHNYPNQSDQNKYLLPSPVKRKGAKARFIEGCLEIQFIRLHDHSISEVDISY, via the coding sequence ATGTTTCCTTGGAATAAACAATTCCCATTCGATCAAAAGGGATTTACTCAACACATTAATAAAATGAATCCAAAGGAAGTTGAAAACTATATACAATCAGTAATGAAAAATGTTTTTGGAGAAGATTTCACTCAAAGCTTTCCATTTCAAGGAGAACTTACTCAAAATGAAAAAAGAGGAAACACTGCCAAAAAATCGTCGCCAGAAATTTTTGAAACAAACGATTTTGTATATGTAAAACTACCTGTTTCTAAAGACGATGTTGGAAAGATTAAAATACAGCATACAAACCATCAATTAATTGTTCACAACTACCCAAATCAATCAGATCAAAATAAATATTTGCTTCCATCTCCAGTAAAAAGGAAAGGAGCAAAAGCTAGGTTTATTGAAGGCTGCCTTGAAATACAATTTATTAGGTTACATGACCATAGTATTTCAGAAGTAGATATTTCCTATTAA
- a CDS encoding S41 family peptidase yields MKKSRLFIWIIVTAIVTAGITYSIVKPKEVSIAGNGDPFQKLRSTYDILQKGYYKDIDTDKLVEGAIKGMVESLEDPYSVYMDVEQAKSFSENISSSFEGIGAEIQESNGTILIVSPIKGSPAEEVGLKPKDVILKVDKESIEGLSVNEAVMKIRGEKGTKVNLVVRREGVGELNFTITRDTIPLETVYSEVIEDNIGKIQITKFSETTGEELAKALTDLQEEKVEGLIIDLRQNPGGLMDQALAMSELFVAKGENILQVEYNNGSKEVYKSENEAAIDLPITVLIDGGTASAGEIMAAALHQSAGIPLVGEKTFGKGTVQSAESFKDTSSVKYTTAKWLTPDGTWIHEKGIEPQIKAELPAYANLPFINPEIVLKKGDSKTEVNAAQQMLKALGYEEVSVEGYFDDSTEKAVKDFQKQHKLTVDGKITGETTMKIMELIQSKLQENDTQLEKAISVLKEKM; encoded by the coding sequence GTGAAAAAGAGTAGATTGTTCATTTGGATTATTGTTACAGCAATTGTTACTGCGGGTATTACATACAGTATTGTTAAACCTAAAGAGGTAAGTATTGCTGGTAATGGAGACCCTTTCCAAAAGTTAAGATCAACGTATGATATTTTACAAAAGGGTTATTACAAAGATATTGATACAGACAAGCTTGTGGAAGGGGCAATTAAAGGGATGGTTGAATCCCTAGAAGACCCATACTCTGTTTATATGGATGTTGAACAAGCGAAGAGTTTTAGTGAAAATATCTCATCTTCATTTGAAGGAATTGGTGCTGAAATTCAAGAAAGTAATGGTACTATTTTGATTGTTTCTCCTATAAAAGGGTCACCTGCTGAAGAAGTTGGATTAAAGCCAAAAGATGTCATTCTAAAAGTTGATAAAGAGTCAATTGAAGGCCTTTCAGTCAATGAAGCAGTAATGAAAATTAGAGGTGAAAAGGGTACAAAAGTCAATCTTGTTGTCAGACGTGAAGGGGTAGGCGAGTTGAATTTTACAATTACCCGTGACACAATCCCATTAGAAACAGTTTATTCGGAGGTTATTGAGGATAATATAGGTAAAATTCAAATTACCAAATTTTCCGAAACTACAGGTGAAGAATTAGCAAAAGCGTTAACAGATTTACAAGAGGAAAAAGTAGAAGGGTTAATTATAGACCTGCGCCAAAACCCAGGTGGATTAATGGATCAAGCCTTAGCTATGTCGGAACTATTTGTAGCGAAGGGGGAAAATATCCTTCAAGTAGAATATAATAATGGTTCTAAAGAAGTGTATAAATCAGAGAATGAGGCAGCAATTGACTTACCAATAACCGTTTTGATTGATGGTGGAACTGCAAGTGCTGGCGAAATCATGGCTGCAGCATTACATCAGTCAGCAGGAATTCCTTTAGTTGGTGAAAAAACCTTTGGAAAAGGAACAGTCCAATCAGCTGAATCATTTAAAGATACATCATCAGTAAAATATACAACTGCAAAATGGCTAACTCCTGATGGTACTTGGATTCATGAAAAAGGGATAGAGCCACAAATAAAGGCAGAACTTCCTGCCTATGCAAACTTACCTTTTATTAATCCAGAAATTGTTCTTAAAAAAGGTGATTCTAAAACTGAAGTAAATGCAGCTCAACAAATGTTAAAAGCATTAGGTTATGAAGAAGTTAGTGTAGAAGGCTACTTTGATGATAGTACTGAAAAAGCAGTTAAAGATTTTCAAAAGCAACATAAACTTACAGTGGATGGTAAAATAACTGGTGAAACCACAATGAAAATCATGGAACTGATTCAAAGTAAATTACAAGAAAATGATACACAGCTTGAAAAGGCGATATCTGTACTGAAAGAAAAGATGTAA
- a CDS encoding winged helix-turn-helix transcriptional regulator: MKINLCPKMESAFRLLGKRWIGIIIHVLLDGPKRFKDLTEIIPSISQKMLSERLKELENEGLLERIVYDETPVKVIYQLTKKGKHLEGVMNEVGIWANTYCTPEED, encoded by the coding sequence ATGAAGATCAATCTTTGTCCGAAAATGGAATCTGCCTTTCGTCTTTTAGGTAAACGATGGATTGGTATCATCATTCATGTTTTATTAGATGGTCCTAAAAGATTTAAGGATCTGACAGAGATTATCCCTAGTATTAGTCAAAAGATGTTATCTGAAAGGCTAAAAGAGTTGGAAAATGAAGGTCTTTTGGAAAGGATTGTTTATGATGAAACACCTGTGAAAGTAATTTATCAATTAACTAAAAAGGGTAAACACTTAGAAGGTGTTATGAACGAAGTTGGAATCTGGGCTAACACATATTGTACTCCTGAGGAGGACTGA
- a CDS encoding SDR family oxidoreductase — MSKTVIVTGGSKGIGKEIVSQYAVKGYKVIIADIDEDTGKELEKEYQAQSLLVSYIKADVSQVSDIETLMRETILRYNTIDILINNAGISKWVSPYDITVEEWDSVISTNLKSVMFASREAAKYMKKNQYGGKIINIASTRAIMSEKNSESYAATKGGIIAITHALAASLGEDNIQVNAISPGWIETGDYQLLREIDHTQHFSKRVGKPIDVARACLYLTMDENDFVTGTNLVIDGGMTKKMIYED; from the coding sequence ATGTCTAAAACAGTTATCGTGACTGGAGGATCAAAAGGAATAGGGAAAGAAATTGTTTCTCAATATGCTGTGAAAGGATATAAAGTCATTATAGCTGATATTGATGAAGACACAGGTAAAGAATTAGAAAAGGAATACCAAGCTCAATCCTTACTCGTCAGCTATATAAAAGCAGATGTATCACAAGTATCAGACATTGAAACTTTGATGCGAGAAACAATCTTACGATATAATACAATTGATATACTTATTAATAATGCTGGTATTTCAAAATGGGTTTCACCATATGACATAACGGTTGAAGAGTGGGATTCAGTTATCTCAACAAATTTAAAAAGTGTGATGTTTGCATCTAGAGAAGCTGCTAAATATATGAAAAAAAATCAATACGGTGGAAAGATCATAAATATTGCTTCAACAAGAGCGATTATGTCTGAGAAAAACTCGGAGTCTTATGCTGCTACAAAGGGTGGAATAATTGCAATAACACATGCTCTGGCAGCCTCACTTGGAGAAGATAACATTCAAGTCAATGCGATTTCTCCTGGGTGGATTGAAACGGGTGATTATCAATTATTAAGGGAAATTGATCATACACAGCATTTTTCGAAAAGAGTTGGTAAACCAATTGATGTTGCAAGGGCATGTTTATATTTAACGATGGATGAAAATGATTTTGTAACAGGTACAAATCTTGTTATTGACGGTGGAATGACTAAAAAGATGATTTATGAGGACTGA
- a CDS encoding nitroreductase family protein, protein MSTTTYAEDLFTVLNNRASVRHYDPKVKISEAELSEILTYSTKAPSAWNLQHWHFTVFKSEESKQKLLPVAYNQSQIVESSAVIAILGDLEANNNTDLVYDPLVEAGYITPEIKETLAGQISRAYTDKAFARDAAFLNASLAAMQVMLTAKAKGYDTCSIGGFNKEQFIKEFNISERFVPIMLITIGKAVKPAHQSNRLDLEQVSTWL, encoded by the coding sequence ATGAGTACAACAACATACGCAGAAGATCTATTTACAGTTCTTAATAATCGAGCATCTGTACGTCACTACGATCCTAAAGTTAAAATATCAGAAGCAGAATTATCTGAGATTTTAACCTATTCAACTAAGGCACCATCAGCATGGAACTTGCAGCATTGGCATTTTACTGTTTTTAAGAGCGAAGAGTCAAAGCAAAAGTTACTTCCTGTCGCTTATAATCAAAGTCAAATCGTTGAGTCATCTGCAGTTATCGCGATTTTAGGTGACCTTGAAGCCAATAATAATACTGATTTAGTATATGATCCATTAGTAGAAGCTGGCTATATTACACCTGAAATTAAAGAAACATTAGCAGGTCAAATAAGTCGTGCCTATACTGATAAAGCATTTGCTAGAGATGCAGCATTTTTAAATGCTTCCTTAGCAGCCATGCAAGTAATGCTAACAGCTAAAGCAAAAGGATATGATACTTGTTCCATAGGTGGCTTTAATAAAGAACAATTTATAAAAGAATTTAACATATCAGAAAGATTCGTACCGATAATGTTGATTACCATTGGAAAAGCAGTTAAACCAGCACATCAAAGCAACCGCTTGGACCTTGAACAAGTATCTACTTGGCTATAA